In one window of Agromyces badenianii DNA:
- a CDS encoding tyrosine recombinase XerC, producing MNLDVLLDDYLSHVAVERGYSPHTVAAYRSDLVELIAFAEVRSSTEATTLDLPLLRDWLFSATERGLARSSIARRAASARGFTAWLTRRGTLEADPGVRLKAPRAQRTLPRVVTERAVADALAGLAGRAATGEPVEVRDAAIVELLYASALRVSELVGLDLDDVDRRRRIVRVLGKGSKERMVPYGAPAARALDRYLDAARPAMLAAAAARAADGIAPSGRTGETSRAVEPADAAATRAVFLGVKGGRLGVRSVYRLVAALLSEIPGTGPSGPHAFRHSAATHLLDGGADLRAVQEFLGHASLGTTQIYTHVSSERLKQSYRTAHPRA from the coding sequence GTGAACCTCGACGTGCTGCTCGACGACTACCTGTCGCACGTCGCGGTCGAGCGCGGGTACTCGCCGCACACCGTCGCCGCCTACCGAAGCGACCTCGTCGAACTCATCGCCTTCGCCGAGGTGCGAAGCTCGACCGAGGCGACCACCCTCGACCTCCCGCTCCTGCGCGACTGGCTCTTCTCCGCCACCGAACGCGGGCTCGCCCGCTCGAGCATCGCCCGGCGCGCGGCATCCGCTCGGGGATTCACCGCGTGGCTGACCCGACGCGGCACGCTCGAGGCCGATCCCGGCGTGAGGCTGAAGGCGCCACGCGCCCAGCGCACCCTGCCGCGCGTCGTCACCGAACGGGCGGTCGCCGACGCGCTGGCCGGACTCGCCGGCCGCGCCGCCACCGGCGAACCCGTCGAGGTGCGCGACGCGGCGATCGTGGAACTTCTCTACGCCTCTGCGCTGCGCGTCTCGGAACTCGTCGGGCTCGATCTCGATGACGTCGATCGTCGCCGCCGCATCGTGCGCGTGCTCGGCAAGGGATCGAAGGAGCGCATGGTGCCCTATGGTGCGCCCGCAGCGCGCGCCCTCGATCGCTACCTCGATGCCGCGCGACCGGCGATGCTCGCCGCGGCGGCAGCGCGAGCCGCAGACGGCATCGCGCCATCGGGACGCACCGGCGAAACCTCACGTGCCGTCGAGCCGGCGGATGCCGCAGCGACACGCGCGGTCTTCTTGGGCGTCAAGGGCGGACGATTGGGGGTTCGGAGCGTCTACCGGCTCGTCGCCGCCCTGCTCTCGGAGATACCGGGCACCGGACCGAGTGGGCCGCACGCCTTTCGGCACAGCGCCGCCACGCACCTGCTCGACGGCGGTGCCGACCTGCGCGCCGTGCAGGAGTTCCTGGGGCATGCAAGCCTCGGCACCACGCAGATCTACACCCACGTGTCGTCTGAACGGCTCAAGCAGAGCTATCGCACCGCGCATCCGCGCGCGTGA
- a CDS encoding phosphodiesterase, with translation MQHPQLGRYPAARHLVAQISDTHLLHGGAPLGGSADTVSALAQVSAQLERLGSSIDAIVVTGDVADLGEPDAYRLALDALEPLARRTGARLIWVMGNHDERAAFRTELLDEPAGESPVHRIADVDGLRIITLDSTVPGYHHGELDDASLDWLDAALAEPAVHGTIIAMHHAPIATPLALMDVLELRGQERLAEVVRDRDVRLILGGHLHYATNGSFAGIPVSVAGATAYTMDLSAPPRALVGIDGGRSFTLVHLFDDGLVTSVVPVGPFPAVTSFGEEFLTEIELLSPEQRLERFSRKRATE, from the coding sequence ATGCAGCACCCGCAACTCGGCCGGTATCCGGCGGCTCGTCATCTCGTCGCCCAGATCAGCGACACCCACCTGCTCCACGGTGGTGCACCGCTGGGCGGCTCGGCCGACACGGTCTCCGCCCTCGCTCAGGTGTCCGCGCAGCTCGAACGACTGGGCTCGTCGATCGACGCGATCGTCGTCACCGGCGACGTGGCCGATCTCGGCGAGCCCGATGCCTACCGGCTCGCGCTCGATGCGCTCGAGCCGCTCGCTCGGCGCACGGGAGCCCGCCTCATCTGGGTCATGGGCAATCACGACGAACGCGCTGCGTTCCGCACCGAGCTGCTCGACGAGCCCGCGGGCGAATCCCCGGTGCATCGCATCGCCGACGTCGACGGATTGCGCATCATCACCCTCGACTCCACCGTGCCCGGCTACCACCATGGCGAACTCGACGACGCATCGCTCGACTGGCTCGATGCCGCCCTCGCCGAACCGGCCGTGCACGGCACGATCATCGCGATGCACCACGCTCCCATCGCGACCCCGCTCGCGCTGATGGACGTGCTCGAACTCCGGGGGCAAGAGCGCTTGGCCGAGGTCGTGCGCGACCGCGACGTGCGGCTCATCCTCGGCGGCCACCTCCACTACGCGACGAACGGCAGCTTCGCAGGCATCCCCGTCTCGGTCGCCGGTGCCACGGCCTACACGATGGACCTCTCGGCACCCCCTCGTGCACTCGTCGGCATCGACGGCGGCCGGTCGTTCACGCTCGTGCATCTCTTCGACGACGGCCTGGTGACCTCCGTCGTGCCGGTGGGGCCGTTCCCCGCCGTCACGAGCTTCGGTGAGGAGTTTCTCACCGAGATCGAGCTGTTGTCGCCCGAGCAGCGCCTCGAGCGCTTCTCCCGCAAGCGCGCGACGGAGTGA
- the dprA gene encoding DNA-processing protein DprA, producing MNIVRRAATRLRTELSGLRSVAPVDDAELDEVFARALLGTLAEPGDGLLGRAIDAIGAVSTAELLLDSSTPARFADEVMGAGGAIDEREAVAGLERWSPRLDHAAFVRSLGQAGRVGARLILPGDVRWPRGVDELGVHAPIGLWVRGREDALTRSSGSISLVGARAATGYGEHVTMEASAGLVDRGFAIVSGGAYGIDGMAHRAALASDGTTVAFLAGGVDRFYPMGHETLLSRIVETGAVVSELPCGAAPTKWRFLQRNRLIAAASDGTIVLEAGLRSGSLNTAGHAAELGRPLGAVPGPVTSPASAGCHRLLREYNAVCVVDADQMAELVDGRAARRMPPGGASTRGVEHRDAPAGSDLSAESARPRGTATTPEAVRVLDALSLRSPRELADVARRCGMAPTAVMSVLGGLEAAALAKRHPLGWLRAKRS from the coding sequence GTGAACATCGTGCGCCGTGCCGCCACTCGCTTGCGCACCGAGCTCTCGGGCCTGCGTTCGGTCGCTCCCGTCGACGATGCCGAACTCGACGAGGTGTTCGCCCGGGCGCTGCTCGGAACCCTTGCGGAGCCCGGCGACGGCCTGCTCGGTCGCGCGATCGATGCGATCGGCGCCGTGTCGACCGCCGAACTCCTGCTCGACTCATCCACCCCTGCGCGGTTCGCCGACGAGGTGATGGGGGCGGGCGGCGCGATCGACGAGCGTGAGGCCGTCGCCGGGCTGGAACGCTGGTCGCCGCGCCTCGATCACGCGGCATTCGTGCGCTCGCTCGGTCAAGCCGGCCGGGTCGGCGCCCGATTGATCCTCCCGGGCGATGTGCGCTGGCCCCGTGGCGTCGACGAACTCGGCGTGCACGCGCCGATCGGACTCTGGGTCCGCGGGCGTGAAGACGCCTTGACCCGGTCGTCGGGCTCGATCTCGCTCGTGGGCGCGCGGGCCGCCACGGGCTACGGCGAGCACGTGACGATGGAAGCCTCGGCCGGGCTCGTCGATCGCGGCTTCGCGATCGTGTCGGGTGGTGCATACGGCATCGACGGCATGGCGCACCGCGCCGCGCTCGCCAGCGACGGCACCACGGTCGCCTTCCTCGCAGGGGGCGTCGATCGGTTCTACCCGATGGGGCACGAGACGCTGCTCTCACGCATCGTCGAGACCGGAGCGGTCGTCTCCGAGCTGCCCTGCGGCGCCGCCCCCACGAAGTGGCGGTTCCTGCAACGCAACCGGCTCATCGCAGCGGCGAGCGACGGAACGATCGTGCTCGAGGCCGGGCTCCGCTCGGGGTCGCTGAACACGGCCGGTCATGCGGCCGAACTCGGGCGACCCCTGGGGGCGGTGCCCGGTCCGGTCACGAGCCCGGCATCGGCCGGATGTCACCGGCTGCTGCGGGAGTACAACGCGGTGTGCGTCGTCGACGCCGATCAGATGGCGGAACTCGTCGACGGCAGGGCGGCGAGGCGAATGCCGCCCGGGGGTGCGTCGACTCGCGGGGTCGAGCACCGCGACGCGCCGGCCGGTTCCGATCTCTCGGCCGAGTCCGCTCGACCGCGGGGTACCGCGACGACGCCCGAGGCCGTGCGCGTGCTCGACGCGCTGAGCCTTCGCAGTCCTCGTGAACTGGCCGATGTCGCGCGACGCTGCGGCATGGCGCCGACGGCGGTCATGAGCGTGCTCGGAGGACTCGAGGCGGCAGCGCTCGCCAAGCGGCATCCGCTGGGCTGGCTTCGAGCCAAGCGCAGCTGA
- a CDS encoding YifB family Mg chelatase-like AAA ATPase, which produces MPVARTRSVALLGLAGSIVEVEADLSAQLPAFIIIGLPDAALGEARDRVRAAAVNAGCPLPQRRLTVNLSPAALPKHGSGFDLAIAVACLAAAGEISSESVERVVHLGELGLDGRLRPIDGILPAVLAAVRAGYDTVMVPAANADEARLVPGVAVLGVASLLDAAVHHGGVFDSRVFEPVPAPDRADPDDRLGEPVGDLADVAGNDSAVEALLAAAAGGHHVFLLGPPGAGKTMLASRLPGILPDLDAEEALEVASLRSLAGRPPRSGLSRRPPFEAPHHTATAAAMVGGGSRLIRPGAAARASHGVLFLDEAPEFPSAVLDVLRQPLESGTVAIHRANAVASFPARFQLVLAANPCPCGNHGSKAIDCTCPPAARRRYLARISGPLLDRLDVQLWVPRITAAGLRVAAEQPGVSTAVARERVIEARARAARRLRGTPWRTNAQMPGPWLRGAGGLHPGGRATADLDRALELGGVTMRGYDRILKVSWTLADLEGASAPGLEHVGRALFLRKGLQP; this is translated from the coding sequence ATGCCGGTCGCACGCACGCGCTCGGTCGCGCTTCTCGGGCTCGCCGGTTCGATCGTCGAGGTCGAGGCCGATCTCTCCGCTCAGCTGCCGGCCTTCATCATCATCGGGCTGCCCGATGCAGCCCTCGGTGAGGCACGCGACCGGGTGCGCGCCGCGGCCGTCAACGCTGGATGCCCCCTTCCGCAGCGGCGGCTCACGGTCAACCTCTCGCCCGCGGCCCTGCCCAAGCACGGTTCCGGGTTCGATCTCGCGATCGCGGTCGCCTGCCTCGCCGCCGCGGGCGAGATCTCCAGCGAGTCGGTCGAGCGTGTGGTGCACCTGGGCGAACTCGGTCTCGACGGGCGTCTCCGGCCGATCGACGGTATCCTTCCGGCCGTGCTCGCCGCGGTGCGCGCCGGGTACGACACCGTCATGGTGCCGGCGGCGAACGCCGACGAGGCGCGACTCGTGCCCGGGGTCGCCGTGCTCGGTGTCGCGTCGCTGCTCGACGCGGCGGTCCATCACGGCGGGGTGTTCGATTCGCGGGTGTTCGAGCCCGTTCCGGCGCCCGACCGCGCCGATCCCGACGACCGGCTCGGTGAGCCCGTCGGCGATCTCGCCGATGTCGCCGGCAATGATTCGGCGGTCGAGGCCTTGCTCGCGGCCGCGGCCGGCGGGCACCACGTGTTCCTGCTCGGGCCGCCCGGCGCAGGCAAGACCATGCTCGCCTCACGGCTGCCGGGCATTCTCCCCGACCTCGATGCAGAGGAGGCACTCGAGGTCGCGTCGCTTCGCTCGTTGGCCGGCAGGCCGCCGCGTTCGGGCCTCTCGCGGCGGCCGCCGTTCGAGGCTCCGCATCACACAGCCACCGCGGCGGCGATGGTCGGTGGCGGCAGCCGCCTGATCCGGCCGGGTGCCGCGGCCCGCGCCTCCCACGGCGTGCTGTTCCTCGACGAGGCGCCCGAGTTCCCCTCCGCCGTGCTCGACGTGCTTCGCCAGCCGCTCGAATCCGGCACCGTCGCGATCCATCGGGCCAACGCGGTCGCGTCGTTTCCCGCTCGCTTCCAGCTCGTCCTGGCGGCCAATCCGTGTCCGTGCGGCAACCACGGGTCGAAGGCCATCGACTGCACATGCCCTCCCGCCGCGCGTCGACGATACCTGGCCCGCATCTCCGGGCCGCTCCTCGACCGGCTCGATGTGCAGCTCTGGGTGCCTCGCATCACCGCCGCCGGCCTCCGGGTCGCGGCGGAGCAGCCGGGCGTCTCGACCGCGGTTGCTCGCGAGCGGGTGATCGAGGCGCGCGCCCGTGCCGCCAGGCGGTTGCGCGGCACGCCGTGGCGCACGAACGCCCAGATGCCCGGTCCATGGCTGCGCGGTGCGGGCGGGCTCCATCCCGGAGGCCGCGCGACAGCCGATCTCGACCGGGCGCTCGAACTCGGCGGCGTGACGATGCGGGGCTACGACCGCATTCTCAAGGTCTCCTGGACCCTCGCCGACCTCGAGGGCGCGAGCGCCCCAGGGCTCGAACACGTCGGCCGTGCGCTCTTCCTCAGAAAGGGGCTGCAGCCGTGA
- a CDS encoding YraN family protein: MAHNAELGRRGEQLAVEHLEARGMQVLERNWRCRIGEIDIVARDGRDTVFVEVKTRTSADYGHPFEAITPLKLARMRRLAIAWCEATDAAVSRIRIDAVAVLAPTEAPALIEHLEGIN; encoded by the coding sequence ATGGCGCACAACGCAGAACTCGGTCGACGCGGCGAACAACTCGCGGTCGAGCATCTCGAGGCACGCGGCATGCAGGTGCTCGAGCGCAATTGGCGGTGCCGCATCGGCGAGATCGACATCGTCGCCCGAGACGGCCGCGACACGGTCTTCGTCGAGGTGAAGACCCGAACCTCGGCCGACTACGGGCATCCGTTCGAGGCGATCACGCCGTTGAAGCTCGCGCGCATGCGTCGGCTCGCGATCGCATGGTGCGAGGCGACGGATGCCGCGGTCTCACGCATCCGCATCGACGCCGTGGCCGTGCTCGCACCGACCGAGGCGCCGGCGCTCATCGAGCACCTCGAGGGCATCAACTGA
- a CDS encoding DUF2469 family protein, with translation MDEDEFEDYDREVELALYREYRDIVSQFKYVVETERRFYLANEVELVRRDTEHDFYFELTMKDVWVWDVYRADRFVKSVRVLTFKDVNVEELATREFELPKELALDE, from the coding sequence ATGGATGAGGACGAGTTCGAAGACTACGACCGCGAGGTCGAGCTGGCCCTGTATCGGGAGTACCGCGATATCGTGTCGCAGTTCAAGTACGTGGTCGAGACCGAGCGACGGTTCTACCTCGCCAACGAGGTCGAACTCGTGCGCCGAGACACCGAGCACGACTTCTACTTCGAGCTGACGATGAAAGACGTCTGGGTGTGGGACGTCTACCGTGCCGACCGCTTCGTGAAGTCGGTGCGTGTGCTCACCTTCAAAGACGTCAACGTCGAAGAGCTCGCCACGCGCGAGTTCGAGCTGCCGAAAGAGCTCGCGCTCGACGAGTAG
- a CDS encoding ribonuclease HII, which translates to MTPVAVPTLRAEREFLAHAPMMLACDEVGRGALAGPVAIGLVLIDSAVRRMPAGLRDSKLLSEPRREALAPRASAWVRASAVGEASAAEIDELGIMACLGLAGARAFAELSAANELVSDVPLLLDGNYDWLSAAIQHRARVVTRIKADRDCASVAAASVIAKVHRDRFMRRAHDERPLYAWDENKGYSSRAHFAAIDEHGASELHRTTWLHDRVPAAPTLFDLSVG; encoded by the coding sequence ATGACCCCCGTTGCCGTGCCGACACTGCGGGCCGAACGTGAGTTCCTCGCGCACGCACCCATGATGCTCGCGTGCGACGAGGTCGGCCGCGGCGCGCTCGCCGGACCGGTCGCCATCGGTCTCGTGTTGATCGACTCGGCCGTGCGGCGCATGCCCGCGGGCCTCCGCGACTCGAAGCTGCTGAGCGAACCGCGCCGCGAGGCCTTGGCGCCGAGGGCGTCGGCCTGGGTCCGGGCCTCGGCGGTCGGCGAAGCGAGCGCGGCCGAGATCGACGAGCTCGGCATCATGGCGTGCCTCGGGCTCGCCGGCGCCCGCGCCTTCGCCGAACTCTCCGCGGCGAACGAGCTCGTGAGCGACGTGCCGCTGCTCCTCGACGGCAATTACGACTGGTTGAGCGCCGCGATCCAGCATCGGGCGCGCGTCGTCACCCGCATCAAGGCCGACCGCGACTGCGCGTCGGTCGCCGCGGCATCCGTCATCGCCAAGGTGCATCGCGACCGCTTCATGCGCCGCGCGCACGACGAGCGACCGCTCTATGCGTGGGACGAGAACAAGGGGTACTCGAGCCGTGCCCACTTCGCCGCGATCGACGAGCACGGCGCGAGCGAGCTGCACCGCACGACGTGGCTGCACGATCGCGTGCCGGCAGCGCCGACGCTCTTCGACCTCAGCGTAGGATGA
- the lepB gene encoding signal peptidase I: MTEDTGTRTDRASSATPNRKRGVLLFLRDLLVIFVVAVLVSFLIKTFLIRSFFIPSQSMEETLFIDDRIIVNQLVPEVTPLERGDVIVFRDPGGWLPARVENPQPPLVAAVDWFLSFVGLAAPDSNDHLVKRLIGMPGDHVVCCNALGQMSVNDVPLDEPYVALPPGETKVSRDDFDVTVPDDSLWVMGDNRNNSKDSRYNGETPLGGFVPIENVVGRAFVVSWPIDHWAWLDNYPQVFDGVDEAGD; encoded by the coding sequence ATGACAGAAGACACAGGCACGCGAACAGATCGTGCCAGTTCGGCGACGCCGAACAGAAAACGCGGCGTTCTCCTGTTCCTGCGAGACCTGCTCGTCATCTTCGTGGTGGCCGTGCTCGTCTCGTTCCTCATCAAGACGTTCCTCATCCGGTCGTTCTTCATCCCATCGCAGTCGATGGAGGAGACGCTCTTCATCGATGACCGCATCATCGTCAACCAGCTGGTTCCAGAGGTCACGCCGCTCGAGCGCGGCGACGTCATCGTGTTCAGAGATCCCGGCGGGTGGTTGCCGGCCCGGGTCGAGAACCCCCAGCCGCCGCTCGTGGCCGCCGTCGACTGGTTCCTCTCGTTCGTCGGGCTCGCGGCTCCCGACTCGAACGACCACCTCGTCAAGCGGCTGATCGGCATGCCGGGCGATCATGTCGTCTGCTGCAACGCCCTCGGGCAGATGAGCGTCAACGACGTGCCGCTCGACGAGCCGTACGTCGCATTGCCGCCGGGTGAGACGAAGGTCTCGCGCGACGACTTCGACGTGACCGTGCCCGACGACTCGCTCTGGGTCATGGGCGACAACCGCAACAACTCGAAGGACTCGCGCTACAACGGCGAGACGCCGCTCGGCGGATTCGTGCCGATCGAGAACGTCGTCGGTCGGGCGTTCGTCGTCAGCTGGCCGATCGACCACTGGGCGTGGCTCGACAACTACCCGCAGGTCTTCGACGGCGTCGATGAGGCGGGTGACTGA
- the rplS gene encoding 50S ribosomal protein L19 produces the protein MHILDHVDAASLRSDVPDFRPGDTVKVHVNIIEGTRSRIQVFQGVVIGRQGEGVRETFTVRKVSFQVGVERKFPVHSPVIDHIEVVTRGDVRRAKLYYLRKLRGKKAKIKEKRDS, from the coding sequence ATGCACATTCTCGACCACGTCGACGCCGCGAGCCTGAGGTCGGATGTCCCCGACTTCCGCCCCGGCGACACCGTCAAGGTGCACGTCAACATCATCGAAGGCACGCGCTCGCGTATCCAGGTCTTCCAGGGCGTCGTCATCGGCCGCCAGGGTGAAGGCGTGCGCGAGACCTTCACGGTCCGCAAGGTGAGCTTCCAGGTCGGCGTCGAGCGCAAGTTCCCCGTGCACTCGCCCGTCATCGACCACATCGAGGTCGTCACCCGCGGTGACGTGCGTCGCGCGAAGCTCTACTACCTGCGCAAGCTCCGCGGCAAGAAGGCGAAGATCAAGGAGAAGCGCGACAGCTGA
- the map gene encoding type I methionyl aminopeptidase — translation MIELRTPAEIEEMRPAGRFVASVLEATSAAAAVGVNLLELDALAHEMIRKAGAESCYIDYHPSFGASPFGKVICTSVNDAVLHGLPHDYRLRDGDLLSLDFAASVNGWVADSAVSIVVGTPRDEDLRLIDTTRRALDAGIAAARPGQRIGDISRAIADVAKAEGYSINTDFGGHGVGRTMHGDPHVPNNGRPGRGLPLKPGLVIAIEPWFLETTDRIFTDPDGWTLRSADGSRGAHSEHTIAVTDGDPIVFTARG, via the coding sequence GTGATTGAACTTCGGACCCCTGCTGAGATCGAGGAGATGCGGCCCGCCGGCCGTTTCGTGGCGAGTGTGCTGGAGGCGACCTCGGCCGCCGCTGCCGTCGGCGTGAACCTGCTCGAGCTCGATGCCCTCGCGCACGAGATGATCCGGAAGGCGGGCGCCGAGAGCTGCTACATCGACTACCACCCGTCGTTCGGGGCGAGCCCGTTCGGCAAGGTCATCTGCACCTCGGTGAACGATGCGGTGCTGCACGGACTCCCCCACGACTACCGGCTGCGCGACGGCGACCTGTTGAGCCTCGACTTCGCCGCCTCCGTCAACGGCTGGGTCGCCGATTCGGCCGTCTCGATCGTCGTCGGCACCCCGCGCGACGAAGACCTGCGCCTCATCGACACGACCCGTCGCGCGCTCGACGCCGGCATCGCCGCTGCACGGCCGGGCCAGCGCATCGGCGACATCTCGCGCGCGATCGCGGATGTCGCGAAGGCCGAGGGCTACTCGATCAACACCGACTTCGGCGGCCATGGCGTCGGCCGCACGATGCACGGCGACCCCCATGTGCCGAACAACGGGCGTCCGGGTCGCGGGCTGCCGTTGAAGCCCGGTCTCGTCATCGCGATCGAACCGTGGTTCCTCGAGACGACCGATCGCATCTTCACCGATCCCGACGGGTGGACCCTGCGCAGCGCCGACGGCTCGCGCGGCGCGCACTCGGAGCACACGATCGCGGTCACCGACGGCGACCCGATCGTGTTCACCGCGCGAGGCTGA
- the nirD gene encoding nitrite reductase small subunit NirD encodes MSLTIEKTAIWVRACEVEELEPCWGEVALLGRRQVALFRLADQEVYAVDHHDPHTGAPVMARGIVGSRGDRPSIASPLHKEVYDLGTGECFTDAALTLRTYRTRIVGGMIEVELEQ; translated from the coding sequence ATGTCGCTGACGATCGAGAAGACCGCCATCTGGGTGCGCGCGTGCGAGGTCGAGGAACTCGAACCCTGCTGGGGCGAGGTCGCCCTCCTCGGGCGTCGGCAGGTCGCCCTGTTCCGCCTCGCCGACCAGGAGGTGTACGCCGTCGACCACCACGACCCGCACACGGGCGCACCGGTGATGGCCAGGGGCATCGTGGGATCGCGGGGCGACCGGCCCTCGATCGCCTCGCCCCTGCACAAGGAGGTGTACGACCTCGGCACGGGCGAGTGCTTCACCGACGCCGCACTGACCCTGCGCACGTACCGCACCCGCATCGTCGGCGGCATGATCGAGGTGGAACTCGAGCAGTGA